A window of the Myxocyprinus asiaticus isolate MX2 ecotype Aquarium Trade chromosome 11, UBuf_Myxa_2, whole genome shotgun sequence genome harbors these coding sequences:
- the LOC127448315 gene encoding rho-related GTP-binding protein RhoE-like, translating to MMDLKCKIVVVGDTQCGKTSLLSVFAKDSFPENYVPTVFENYTASFEIDTLRVELSLWDTSGSPYYDNVRPLSYPDADAVLICFDISRPETLDNVLRKWKGEVEEFCPNTKILLVGCKSDLRTDLATFVQLSNDIPLSYDQGSNMAKQISAPYIECSAQQSENSVRDIFHIATLACINKSKKNVKRIKSNRATKKTSHVPSRPELNSVSCLHKTKAKTCIVM from the exons ATGATggatttgaaatgtaaaatagTTGTGGTCGGGGATACTCAGTGTGGGAAGACGTCTTTGTTAAGTGTTTTTGCCAAGGACTCTTTTCCAGAG AACTATGTTCCTACCGTGTTTGAGAACTACACAGCCAGTTTTGAGATCGACACACTGAGAGTTGAGCTCAGCCTTTGGGATACATCAG GATCTCCATACTATGACAACGTGCGCCCCCTCTCTTATCCGGATGCTGATGCAGTCCTCATCTGTTTTGACATCAGTCGACCAGAGACACTTGACAATGTTTTAAGGAAG TGGAAGGGGGAAGTTGAGGAGTTCTGTCCCAATACCAAAATACTGTTGGTTGGATGCAAGTCAGATCTGCGCACAGACCTGGCCACATTTGTGCAGCTGTCCAATGACATTCCTTTATCATATGACCAG GGTTCAAACATGGCCAAGCAGATCTCTGCCCCTTACATTGAATGCTCAGCACAGCAGTCTGAGAACAGTGTAAGGGACATCTTCCACATTGCCACACTGGCTTGCATCAATAAAAGCAAAAAGAATGTCAAGCGCATCAAGTCCAACAGAGCCACCAAGAAGACCTCACACGTACCTAGCAGGCCTGAGCTGAACTCAGTGTCATGTCTTCACAAGACCAAAGCAAAAACCTGCATagtaatgtga